Proteins encoded within one genomic window of Paracoccus sp. MA:
- the minE gene encoding cell division topological specificity factor MinE, whose translation MFGFSFRQRKPSSAQTAKERLQILLAHERSSGGSNPDFLPLLQRDILEVVRRHMEIDSDAVDVKLERSDDLSSLEINIELPYAKQLKARTAS comes from the coding sequence ATGTTCGGTTTCTCATTCCGCCAGCGAAAGCCCAGTTCGGCGCAGACCGCCAAGGAGCGCCTGCAGATCCTGCTTGCGCATGAGCGTTCCAGCGGCGGGTCCAATCCGGATTTCCTGCCCCTGCTGCAGCGCGACATCTTGGAAGTGGTGCGCCGGCACATGGAGATCGACAGCGACGCCGTGGATGTCAAGCTGGAGCGCAGCGACGATCTGTCGAGCCTGGAGATCAACATCGAGCTGCCCTATGCCAAGCAGCTGAAGGCGCGGACGGCCAGCTAG
- a CDS encoding GMC family oxidoreductase, with translation MADNVAKFGHDDASVVVVIGTGSGGGVLANELAQRGVKVVALEAGGRYLPEDYINDEWDSFAQLSWGDMRTTSGDWRVARDFANLPAWIVKAVGGTSIHWAGASLRFQEHEFKALTTYGPVDGANLLDWPITLAELEPYYDLAEKKLGVTRTNDLPGLPGNNNYLVLEKGAKAAGYSKVSTGRMAINSVENDDRMACQQTGFCFQGCKWGAKWSAAYTDIPRGEATGNLEVRDHSHATRIEHDEDGKVTGVRYIDRDGTEQFQRARIVALAGNSIESPRLLLASASDRFPDGLANSSGQVGRNYTRHTTGSVYAIFERPVRIWRGTTMAGIVQDEAHHDPSRGFVGGYELETLALGIPFMAAFMDPGGWGREFTTALDSYENMAGLWIVGEDLPQETNRITLNRSEKDRFGLPVPNVHYDDHPNDIAMRNHAYAAGERIYRAAGATRILPTPPYPSTHNLGTNRMSDNPRDGVVNKWGQAHDVPNLFVSDGSVFTTSAAENPTLTIVALAIRQAEHIAAEMEKGAL, from the coding sequence ATGGCTGACAATGTGGCGAAATTCGGGCATGACGACGCCTCGGTCGTGGTCGTGATCGGCACCGGCTCGGGCGGCGGCGTGCTGGCCAACGAGCTGGCGCAAAGGGGCGTCAAGGTCGTGGCGCTGGAGGCGGGCGGCCGCTACCTGCCCGAGGATTACATCAACGACGAATGGGACAGTTTCGCGCAGCTGAGCTGGGGCGACATGCGCACCACCTCGGGCGACTGGCGGGTGGCGCGGGACTTTGCCAACCTGCCGGCCTGGATCGTCAAGGCGGTCGGCGGCACCTCGATCCACTGGGCCGGGGCCTCGCTGCGCTTTCAGGAACACGAGTTCAAGGCGCTGACGACCTATGGCCCGGTCGATGGCGCGAACCTGCTGGACTGGCCGATCACCCTGGCCGAGCTGGAACCCTATTACGATCTGGCCGAGAAGAAGCTGGGCGTCACCCGCACCAACGACCTGCCCGGCCTGCCGGGGAACAACAACTACCTGGTGCTTGAAAAGGGCGCCAAGGCCGCAGGCTACAGCAAGGTCTCGACCGGGCGCATGGCGATCAATTCGGTCGAGAACGACGACCGCATGGCCTGCCAGCAGACCGGCTTCTGCTTCCAGGGCTGCAAATGGGGCGCGAAATGGTCGGCGGCCTATACCGACATCCCGCGCGGCGAGGCGACCGGCAATCTGGAAGTGCGCGACCATAGCCACGCCACCCGCATCGAGCATGACGAGGACGGCAAGGTCACCGGCGTGCGCTATATCGACAGGGACGGAACCGAGCAGTTCCAGCGCGCCCGCATCGTCGCGCTGGCCGGCAATTCCATCGAAAGCCCGCGGCTGCTGCTGGCCTCGGCCTCGGACCGCTTCCCGGACGGGCTGGCGAACAGTTCGGGCCAGGTCGGCCGCAACTACACGCGCCACACCACCGGCTCGGTCTATGCGATCTTCGAGCGCCCGGTGCGGATATGGCGCGGCACCACCATGGCCGGCATCGTGCAGGACGAGGCGCATCACGACCCCTCGCGCGGCTTCGTCGGCGGCTATGAACTGGAGACTCTGGCCCTGGGCATCCCCTTCATGGCGGCCTTCATGGACCCCGGCGGCTGGGGGCGTGAGTTCACCACGGCGCTGGACAGCTACGAGAACATGGCCGGCCTGTGGATCGTGGGCGAGGACTTGCCGCAAGAGACGAACCGCATCACCCTGAACCGCAGCGAAAAGGACCGTTTCGGCCTGCCGGTGCCGAACGTGCATTACGACGACCATCCCAACGACATCGCCATGCGCAACCATGCCTATGCCGCGGGCGAGCGGATCTATCGCGCGGCCGGGGCGACGCGCATCCTGCCGACGCCGCCCTACCCGTCCACGCATAACCTCGGCACCAACCGCATGTCGGACAATCCGCGCGACGGGGTGGTGAACAAATGGGGCCAGGCGCATGACGTCCCGAACCTGTTCGTGTCGGACGGTTCGGTCTTCACCACCTCGGCGGCCGAGAACCCGACGCTGACCATCGTCGCGCTGGCGATCCGCCAGGCCGAGCATATCGCCGCCGAGATGGAGAAAGGCGCGCTTTGA